TGGAAGACACTCAATTTCCTAGAAGTGTGTTACACCACATCAGTAGAGGGAAAACTGGGATTCTCATGGTAAAGAGTTCATATATGTGCTCGATATCCCATTGCACAAGGTTCCTAAAATATGTGCGCTTGGGATTTTGTCGATGGATGAAGTGCAGCTTCCTATTATATGATGCTTGGGTTTCTGACTGATGCTTCCCATATGATAATGAATTTGATGATCATTTGGAATTTCATAGCATTAACCTGTACGTCGTTCTTTGGTAGTTTAGATAAAACTAGTTTGTGTCATTGGAACTAACGTTTCCTAGAATTCAATTTCCAGATAACCATTTGCGGTTACTTGACCAATTCTTTGGTATGATGTGGTACAGAATACTGGTGGACTTACATGAGGGCTGATGCTGAAGGTTTAGAGGAAATCCGCAGGCTATCTGAGGCTGGAAGGTTGAAAATACCAGTTGAAAAAACGTTTTCCATCACACAGGTTAGAGAGGCCCATCAAGCAAAGGATAGAAAAGGGCATGTTCCTGGTAAAATTGTGCTGGAGCTTGAAAAATGAAAGGGCTGCAGAAACTGAAAGTGAGTCTACCCGACTTAATTGCTCTTGCCGTTATATGACAGGAAGATGTGATTCGAAGATTGTTGTTCAGAAATGCAAGTGTGCATATGCTATATACGACATTGTGAATGATCATCCGAAGGGATATGTAGATAATTGGGATGTTCTTAATTTTGTAGTTGTTTAGGCGAAACTAATAAGTAGGCATGCGATTGGGTTGCTAAGTTCGTCATTTACTTTAGAGCTTAATTTTTATTTCGCTAAACTCCAAGTTGTCAATTTGCCCAAGCTCGAACTGGCACCTTCAGCTTCTAAGAAGAAAAAACTTGGTCTTTGGGATAAAAGAGTTTCACAAGCATCGTCGGGGCACTTTTAACATTGGTGAATCAAAATTCCAGTGACTaatttttcttgctttcaagTTTTAAACTCACTTGGCAATGCCCGCTCCCACGTATCATTGGAAGTACATAAGCCAAGGAGAGTGCTTGTGTTATATGATTAAAGGAAAGGCACTGCAATGTCGCTTTGTGAATTTAACAAACAGAAAAAAATTGCATGCCGGACGTTCACCCAAGTATACTCGGTAACCATCCGAACAAAATCAATTCAGCTTAGAAACCAGCTTCACAGATTGAAAGCTCAAGTATGGAGGGCAAGCATCAGCAAATTACTAGCAAAAACTTCTCCTCTCTCATCAAAATGTGGTGAAAAGTTTTCACTTTCACACCATAGTAATTGCTAGGAAAATACGCTAAACAGTTGTGCACACAGAGGGCAACTTGTAGTACAGCTTTCAAAGAGCATGTTTCTATTGACGAACAAGGCGGCAACATTTGTGTGTCAATTGTATCCAATTGTGTCCAAGTCAGTGCATGAACTCTCCTGTGTTGCTTGCTTGAGTCTGCTTTCCGATCTGTAAGCAGGTGTCTGAGCATTCCACAACTTGAACAAGTTCCAGGAACTGCATCTTTTGGCAGCCAGCTCCACCTCTTCCAATTTGCGCTGCAAATTTCCAACTGCTTCCACCTTATTCTTTAGAGTTTCAACTTCTTTCGCTAGTTCTTGGTTCTTTTGCTGTATCGCCTAATCAAAAAAATTACCGAGTTAATTGTCATTGACTCAAATTTCCAGAAGCAAGAGCTGAAAAGTGACCATCCTTGGCAAGTGATGCGAAGATTATACACAAGAATTAAAAGACATCACCTCCATTTCTTGCTTCCTCTTTTCCTCCTTCCTAGCCTCTGCTCTTGAACTTCTTTGCACCTCATAGACTATGGCAAGTCCTGCTACCTAAACGAAGTACTAACGAACTTGAAAATTGTGATAACAGTCCGGTGAAAGGCGCTAATGAACAATACCTGGAATTTTTAGGGATCTTATCTTACCAAGTTACGACTACTAACTATCAGTCTATTAGCCATCTCATCAAGAGCATGATCAAATTGCAGTTGCAGAACTTACTGAGAAGACGAAGAGTTCTCCAAGAATATCTGCGGCTGCTTGTACCGCCCTCTCCTCATTCAGCGGGCGGATCAGAAGATCTGATGAATATCCATAAATTCGCCTTTGCATGATGGTCGAGAATCTGTGATTTGCCTGATTTAACAGAAAAACAAATCAGGATCAAAACTGCATTGGGGTGTTAGCATAGAATGTGCATAAATAATCTGACGTTACCCTCCAAGCTCAACCTAACTGCACtcagatatagaagaaaacACCTCCCAGCCcaataaaagataaaaggaaaatgtaaGTACTCTAAACCATCTCTCCAAAAGTATAACCAGTAGTGACCACATTGAAAATAAAGAACACATTTTCTGTTGTATACTATAGTTCTCCTCTAACACCATCCTATATTTGTTAGATCACAGTtggatgagtttttttttttatgaccgAAAAAGGACTTTCATATCATaaactacaagaaaagaaatgccTCAAGAGGATATAGTAGTAGAATGCCTATCTATTCTCCAACTACAAAGGAAACCATGATAAGAGCTACACCAGTTGAACTGATTTGAGATAAAGGACAATGGGTTCGGTTTTAGTTAATCAGCTGCCTCTTGCCAGTCACACGAACCAATTGATGGTACGTACTTCTTTGGTTTActgattaaaaagaaaaaaatccatCCATGGTTTTGTTAATAAAGAAATTGCAATATGCAGCAATGATCAATACTTCGTCTTGCAATTACATGCAagcaagaaaagggaaaaaaaaaacgataAACTTGAGCCAACGTAAAAAGCCGAAACAAATATTTAAATGACATAAAAAGTAGGATGAAATCAAGATGATGTGGGTTGGAAAAATTAGACCTGAGCAATGTTGATGATGAAATCACGAAATTTGGGGTGCAAACCGGCATCTTTCTTGAGCCTATTAGCGATTGGCTTTGAGATGGTCCTCAGAGCAAGCGTTCCAAGCTTAATAACTGGTATGATCATTGTTGTTTTGTTTAACTGTCCCCAGTTTTGCTTTACTCTACTCAAATTTCTACGCCGCAACTAATTTGATCACATGTTCAACTGTTGTGTTGCATATTCCGATGATATTTAGTTCAAAGTTTGGGTTGAGataaagcccaaaaaaaaaaaaaaacagtttctTGAGGAAGAAGAATAGCACAGCGCAGCACAATACTCAGGTCTCTATGCCTCTGCGCTATCGTCTATTTCATCAATGTCATtattcccccccccccaccaCCCTCACCAATCCAACCCATAGAAAAATGCTACTGGACTGGGcctaataataattataataaataaaCTTGAGAATATGTTTTCGGGTTTGTTGCCACCACTTCCTCTTTAAAACTGGGGCCCTGAACCATAATTTGAACGGAGCTAATCTTAAACAAGTGTTGTccgatgtttttctcaaaagaGCAGATAgcaaaaaaagtttcaacttaACTTTGAACTTGTTCAAATGCCAAAATGCATTGAGAGGCACTAGTTTATTATCTACCTTTTTAGTTGGTTGAGGCACTGACTAAGACTTTGTTCTCGGTTGCTTTAGTGATCGGTaaataattattaaaaataattggAATCTGTAAAAATTACTATTTTGATGATTATAGATTTTAACTTTTGCAGTGATTCACAAAATCTATAATCAAAATACAGAAGCAACCGAGATCATCATAAAAATTTAGTAACTAGAATCAGAATCTAAAACTAGTTAAAATAACCAACTAAAAACAAGCCGTAATTGACCAGGTCTCCAACTGAAACCCTTCATTTATCTCTTATAATGCTTCAAGTCCCTCTCCTTGCACCAAaagtgccaaaaaaaaaaaaaaaagaagaagattttGGCTCTATTAGTTTAGTGCCAAGAGCCCAATTTGCTTGCATGAGCTTTCGAAGCAATGGGCCTGAGTCTACGTGTTGAGTTAGCAAAAGAATCGGCCTGGTGATGAAGTGTTGGGCATGGAAATAGGCTGAGAATTGCTGAAGCCCCTCTCTTTTGCAGTTGCTGCCAATTGGTCCTTATTCTCCATCAAGAGTCATTTTTAATCTTTAATGAAGCAAAATCGTTTAGTGATGTGAGGACTGCGTGATCCTTTTTTCCATGTGAGGTGGAATTGATCACTGACTTAACTAATTAAAGTGGAATAAAACTCCCTTTTCACTTACAGTTGGGctttctttattattattattatttttttgtcacAGCATATTTCTATAGTCTaatctatcctaatctagggaAAGGGAGAGCCGATGGAAGTAGAAACTCCATGGAAGAAAGTCACTGAAGATAATAACATATAATGACAAATTGATGGACAATTGTTTGAATATTTGACATCCCAGCACGATCAAAacttaaggttgtgtttggattgcattttccgtgatttttcatagaaaaattactgtaacgatttgatgtatgtgagaaaaaaaggtaatagggaaatgtgatcacggaaaacgacgcaATTTTTCGACGAAAATCGgcatccaaacaaggcctaaggAAGTGATTGACAGTGATCACAAGGCGAGATGGCTGCTTTGTCCTGGTGGCAGTTGGGCTTTCTTTATAGAGAACCAAAAATGGCCTTTGCTGTCTACCACTCCTCATTAGCAGTACTTACCCCCTTAACAAAAGTAGGAACTTTTGGTCCATCACTTTGCCCCCTTACTTAATTCATAACTGGTCTTGTCATCTTTCCGTGGTCTTGGTCAAAAGCCCTTTTCTTCAAGGAACACTTGTCCCACATTATTATTTCAGTCATCATTTCACTTAGAAGTTTGAACCCATGTTTTACCCTCTTCTTAACCATTATTTGTTTCATTTGCCTTCTGCCAGTGCTAAAATACTCTGCGCACAACCTCTACCTTAAAAGTAATAGACCAACTAATAAGCTAATGCCACGTCAGATCAACcttaaaaaaatgattgttgACGTGGGCAAGTGCTATTAATTGAAGTTTGACAAGGAGAGTTGGGCACAGACGTAGAGGATGATGATGGCGCTCACTTTCTCTACCTCACGCGCTCATGCCCGCGCAGCTATCCATGCTGTGCGTGAAGGGTGAAGCAAACTAGCAAAGCAACAGATCCCTTCTGCCAACGACGCATTTGGTCTTGGACACATCCTCAGACCAACTCTCCGGTCAAGCGCGTGTCAAATATTTAATTCGCTTAATGTCATATTAACTCGTGTTTAATACTAGTTAAGTAGCAGTAGTAATTATTAAACCGTTGCCGCGATTGTTTTGCACGTGACATAAGTCGAGTGAGTCCAGGAAGTCATGGTCTATGATTTGGTAAAACATTTAGCTTAATATAGCTTCTTTCTTCCCAACAGGACTGCAGTCACGTGCATGCACCCTTGGATTCTTTCCTCTTTCAACCTCGTCCCTATCGACCAGCCATGTGATTTGACTTCCAAATTACCCTTCTATTTAGGGCATAATACCAAAAATGCCATTCATCTTGTAAAAACCAGGAGAATCAGAGGAATGGATGAACTCCCCAAACACAATACTACTAAATAATGGTACAAGGAAAGGATGGATGGTGGCGTTGATTGACATTCCCAAGAGAGCAGCCAGTTCAGCCGTGAGTGACGAGAGGGCATTATCATCTTTTTGTTATTTTCGTCCTGTTGCTAATTGTCCATATGAGAGATTACCTGGCCACGTTCATAGAGGATTTTGCATCACATTCCACTTATCTTGCTAGAGTAACATTAAATAAATTttgctctgtttggattgtaaattatttgagatatttttactgtaacattttttgtgatgggatgtatgtgagataaaaaggtaattgggaaggtaaaaaggtgtattggaaattgtaatgataatgtaagcaaatatatttggccaaataaattgCTGTCCAAACAATTACTTGCTTCTCCATCATAATCATCTATTGATCATTACTCAACTATTCTGTGGACTATAGTGGCTTTACCAATTGACTACACTGTATTGGATGATGACCTAAGAAACCAAGGAGGGCTTTAATCAATGATTAGGTAATACTTAACTTCAAGTTTCAATTTTTGTAAATAGGGCAAGTACGTGGTCATAAAGTAATGGGTTCTGTATATTTTGTTGAATTTATTTCACATCGATCATGAAATGAATAGgatacttgattatttataaATGTGAAAAAAGTCTCACCACCCCTTTGGCTAATGTCCGGAGCGTGAAGGCTCAATAGCACTTAACACCGGTATTAGAACCAAGTTAAAACAACTCCCTTTAACGGACTTTTGAGATAAGAAGGCCTGTCAGCACCCAATACTGGTATCAAAACCTGATTACCACAAATCATCCTAGTAAACAATTAAATGATAACTCCTTCCAATAGACACTTTAATGTTGCTTGCCCGTCCGATGAATCAACCTAGGTCCCAATGTGTAAGAGGAATATTGTTGAGTTTACCCCGTAGTTGTGAAAGGGGTAGAATGCCTTAtcttttgagctaaactttgaGGCAAAAAGGCCAATGGCACCCAACATATTTTTTCATAACATGAAAATTTATCCAGTTTCTGGCCAAAAATGTATAGACTCGTGAGTGTTGAAATATACCTTAGTGTCATTTTTTCAGTGTAGCAAAATGCACGAGAGGGTCTCAAAATGGAGTAACATGTAAGCcccaaataataaaaaacattGTGCAATCTTGCCACTTCTGTAGTTAACACAGATGATAATGGAGCTTTACATGAAACCATTCGAGTGAACAGCAATTGaatgttgtgtttggattgtatttttcgtcatttttcatggaaaaattaatgtagcgatttaatatatgtgagggaaaaaggtgatagaaaaatatgatcacgaaaaacgataatattttccgacgaaaacaagcaatccaagcaaggcAAGATTCTCATGCATATAATGATACCAAGAATGCAATAATGATAGCAGAGATAACTGATAGTAGTATTTGCAATTTTGCATCACATGCTTTGTTATTGTATGCTTTGTGACTTGTCAGAATGTATGTATCTTCAGAAAGCTCCTTCCCTCCTGCATTGCCCATTCGCCCCCTCAACCCTCAGATTTTAGTAGTAGAACTTAGAAGGGAAGAATGGCCACCGAATTTATGAGTTGGTTGAAGGGCATCTATCACTCACTCCATTACATTTTTGTGATGAAACCCGAATGCCCCTTAAAAGGCTCCTTAACGTAATCTTTACTTTTTAGCTATAAGACAAACAGAGCATATCGTCATCCTCATCAACAGCCTATCCTGTTCTGTTCTATTCTATTCTTTCTCATTACTCCTCTCTCATTCACTCACTCTGATAGATTTTCATGTGTCTATCTATCATGAGTCTGTTTCCAACTTTTCACTTCACTATACAGTCCACTACAACGCGCACGAATTCACAGTCTTCCTCTCATCGCTTCTCTGCCTGCTGCTGTGTACTTCTGGCATCCCACCATTAAAATCCCACGCAGCTTTAATCACTTTCATTCACAGTTTCATGCCCCCCGAGACAGCACAAAAACTCTACCTCCTTGCCCCCACCCCCAGCTACATGATAGATCGGTAAAAccgtaaaaaaaagaaaagaaaagaaaaatttaacaCCCGAAGAAATGGAGCTAGATAGACCCCATCATAGAACAACTCCAGGCACAGCTAGCACAAGCAGTGAGCTCTTCGTCTGCTTCACATCTCGCCTTTCTGCTTCATCTTCAATGAAAATAGCCAAATCTATTCTAAGCCCAGGTCGGGCTCGTGACCCTCCAATTTCTCTGCCTACATCTCTCAGCAGGAGACTCAGGACTAATGGAAGCATCAAGGGCGGCCAAGCTTCTCCAATGTTCCCCACGGGAGGGAAAAAAAGAGGCTGCGCATTCGAAAACCCGGAACCTTCTTCCCCAAAGGTCACTTGCATTGGGCAGGTGCGAGTTAAGACCAAGAAGAAAGTAAAGCAAACGAGAAGTTTGTCAAGGAGGCGAAGTACTGGGGAGgcgagttttaggaaagtagagCAATTGTCGAACGATGACTTGAAAATTAGTGGTGAAGAATTAGGTGCTTCTAATAGGACTCAGCAACAACAGAGGTATGCACCACCGGCGAACTCGAGCTCCCATTTTCAGCAGCAAGAATGTCTACCACAGAGGAATCAGAGGTGGGTGCATTTGCCTGTGACGATTTGTGAGGGCTTAAGGGCATTTGGAGCTGAATTTAGCTGCTTGTTTCCTTGCCGGTCATCTTGTTTTTCGACAAATGACAGGGAGAGAGAAGAGAAGGCTGGTAATATTGGGCAGGAAGGGCACGGGGAAGAGGGGAATAATGGTAATGATAATAGTGGGCAGAGTTCATGTGGGGCTGTATTTGCCAGATGGTTTGTTGCATTGCAGGATTGCGAGGGTGGGAAGAGTAGGGAAATAGAGTTGGTTGTAGGTGGTGGAGATGAGGAGGTCAGAACAGAGGCGAGGGAGAGGGCGTCAATGAGGAGTTCAAGAAGGCATGTTTTCGAGGATATGGAGTTTAAGGAAGAAATGATTGCAGTGAAGGgcgaggaagaagaagagaaagctAGAGTGAGCATTTGTGTCCCTCCCAAGAACGCTCTTTTGTTGATGAGGTGTAGATCTGATCCCATGAAGGTGGCTACTCTTGCTAATAGATTCTGGGAGTCCCCTGCTCCAaaagatgatgaaaatgaagCAGAGGAGGAGAATGGTGAAGGAAATGGCGAATTGGTGGAAGTACCTGCACAGGATCTTGAAATTGTAAACGAGGACGCCAAAATAGAGGTGGAAGTAAGGGATGAAGTGGTGGAACAGTTGGTTTCAGCTGAGAGCAATGAAGAGGCAGAGGAGGAGCTGGAAAAAGAAGCAATCTTGGCAAATGAAATgcaagaatttgttcaagaagaAGTTGAAGTTGAGAAGCCAAGCAAGCATAGCAGCAAGGGATTGGAAGTGAGCGAAGGGAAAATGCAGGCATTGATGGTAAGTGAAGAggctgatgaagaagaagaagtagaaACAGGTTTACATTCATTTGAAGATGATTTATTGGATGAGGAAATGGCAGAAAACATGGAGAAAAATCTGATTCAAGGACAGGTTGTGGAAGAGGAGAAAGACGAACAGAGCATGCCAATTTCTTGTGATTCATTGTCCTCTGAAGAAAGCTCAGATAGACAGGAGGAGGGTTCTGAAAGCGAAGCACTGAAGAAAGAAGCAACGGTAGAATTCCTTCCTGTAGAAGAAGCTGCTccggaagaagaaaatgaagcaaaaacAGACGAGTCAAACATCGAAGACGAGGCAGAAATCCCACATGAAACATCTACATCTTTGGAGGAGGAGGAAACAGAAAATGATGAAACAAAACAGATGACCACTACCTTTTTGTTATCTGAACCTGATGATGCAGAAAACGCCTCTGAAAGTGAAAAGGTCGAGCAAATTGAAGCAGCAGATGGGCAAGAAAGCCAAGAACCGCCTCAAGAGGAGAATGACGAAGATGTGGAAGTTGATAAAAATGATGAAGCCAAAGGCACCACCATAGAGAAAGAGACTATCCAGGAggataaagaaaaggaaaactcaTCATCATCGTCAAATGCGCTGCCGGAATGTTTGCTATTGATGATGTGTGAGCCGAAGCTGTCAATGGAAGTTTCCAAGGAGACATGGGTCTGCAGTACGGACTTCGTCCGATGGTTACCGGAGAGGCGGCCGGCAGCAGCTGTCACCAACAAGAAATTAGTCAACGCTCCACAGGACCCCAAGAAGGAAGTCAGCTGCACGGACTCCAATCATCCTCCCCCTCCTCCAATGGGACCACAACCACACCCACCGCCGCAGGAGCTTATGTCCCAACAGCAGCCGGAGATTTTTCTGCCGCCGAGGTCTTCCTGCTCTCTGCCGGCGGCAGCAGCTGTGTCCATGGCGGCCATGATTGAACAGAAGCTGGTGAACGCCGGGGGTTACGAGCCGTTTGTGTTGACCAGGTGTAAGTCCGAGCCCATGAGGACGGCGGCGGCTAAGCTTATGCCGGAGGCTTGTTTCTGGAAGAATAGGAAGCTTGAGCCGCATCGTAGTGCCACGTTCGGGGTCGGCGCGGCTGGGGTTGGGTTCTGAGCCGAGCCAAGCTGAGGTGGCAAAGGATAGCGAATCTGTAGTGTGTGGGTTAGCGTGGTACTGGAAATTGTATTAgtgtgtttttctttcttttagtttcattttttgcccttttctaTGATAGTCGAAAACTCTAGTCAGTGTTGCTTTGCACAGGTATCTTGGTAGTGTACTTTATTTAGCATGTTTGTACATGAGATGTTCCCCttttagcaattttgtttttttttcgtttGTAATGAATTTTTGAGTAGTAAAGTAGTAATTACTAGTATAATTAttaatcttttctttctttttcttttttttacccCTTGAATTTTTGCTGGTTTGTAAAATCAATACGAACGTGGTTATGATAGCTTCAAAGAAATGAAATTGGAGTGTAAATTGCCATATGTGAAATTAATGGATAGATAGAACTGGCATTGGAGAGTGGAATGAATGTTTGGGACATGACTTCGGATTCTATTGCTGACCAaatagcagcagcagcagaagaTGGTAGCATTGGATTGCgagttttcttgaaatttctttgaAACACATGGCTcggtttggattgtaaattatttaagatattttctttttttttttatcgatacGATAGAATTCCTATAACCTAAGCTAGCCTATTCTAAGGAGGAGGGGGGAGGGGACTCGATGTGAGTAGAAACTCCATCGAAGTTGGTCAATGAAAACCGTCACATAATGTGACAAATTTTGTGGGAGGTAAGGTTCGAACCCTTGACCTCCCGCACCACCAAGCCTAAGAAGGCTTGggatgaccactggaccaaagGTCCAGTGACATTTGAGATATTTTCACTGTATCActttttttgatgtgatgtatgtgagataaaaagg
The DNA window shown above is from Coffea arabica cultivar ET-39 chromosome 5e, Coffea Arabica ET-39 HiFi, whole genome shotgun sequence and carries:
- the LOC113688094 gene encoding uncharacterized protein, with protein sequence MELDRPHHRTTPGTASTSSELFVCFTSRLSASSSMKIAKSILSPGRARDPPISLPTSLSRRLRTNGSIKGGQASPMFPTGGKKRGCAFENPEPSSPKVTCIGQVRVKTKKKVKQTRSLSRRRSTGEASFRKVEQLSNDDLKISGEELGASNRTQQQQRYAPPANSSSHFQQQECLPQRNQRWVHLPVTICEGLRAFGAEFSCLFPCRSSCFSTNDREREEKAGNIGQEGHGEEGNNGNDNSGQSSCGAVFARWFVALQDCEGGKSREIELVVGGGDEEVRTEARERASMRSSRRHVFEDMEFKEEMIAVKGEEEEEKARVSICVPPKNALLLMRCRSDPMKVATLANRFWESPAPKDDENEAEEENGEGNGELVEVPAQDLEIVNEDAKIEVEVRDEVVEQLVSAESNEEAEEELEKEAILANEMQEFVQEEVEVEKPSKHSSKGLEVSEGKMQALMVSEEADEEEEVETGLHSFEDDLLDEEMAENMEKNLIQGQVVEEEKDEQSMPISCDSLSSEESSDRQEEGSESEALKKEATVEFLPVEEAAPEEENEAKTDESNIEDEAEIPHETSTSLEEEETENDETKQMTTTFLLSEPDDAENASESEKVEQIEAADGQESQEPPQEENDEDVEVDKNDEAKGTTIEKETIQEDKEKENSSSSSNALPECLLLMMCEPKLSMEVSKETWVCSTDFVRWLPERRPAAAVTNKKLVNAPQDPKKEVSCTDSNHPPPPPMGPQPHPPPQELMSQQQPEIFLPPRSSCSLPAAAAVSMAAMIEQKLVNAGGYEPFVLTRCKSEPMRTAAAKLMPEACFWKNRKLEPHRSATFGVGAAGVGF
- the LOC113687637 gene encoding uncharacterized protein, which codes for MIIPVIKLGTLALRTISKPIANRLKKDAGLHPKFRDFIINIAQANHRFSTIMQRRIYGYSSDLLIRPLNEERAVQAAADILGELFVFSVAGLAIVYEVQRSSRAEARKEEKRKQEMEAIQQKNQELAKEVETLKNKVEAVGNLQRKLEEVELAAKRCSSWNLFKLWNAQTPAYRSESRLKQATQESSCTDLDTIGYN